The genomic region TCATGTTCTAATGTGTTCAATATTTTGATACAGGATGGGTTCTGCAAGAGCTGTCAACCGTCGGTACATTAGTGATTGTGTCCCTGCAAGAATACGCATGCAAGCTTCGGCAGGATTCGTTAGCGCAAGTGCACTTGGCATGGCCTGTGGGCCAGCGCTAGCTGGTTTACTTCAATGGAAATTCAAGATCTACATGGTTACTTTCAATCAATCGACTCTACCTGGTTGGGTGATGGCAGTTGCGTGGCTATTGTATTTGATTTGGCTATGGGTCTCATTCAAAGAACCGAACCGTGCTACTGAGGTGAATGAAGCCCCACAAAATCCTGCTTCTGGTAAGTCCAAAATCTGATGTGTTCCTTTCCTTACTCTTACGTTGTTCACTTTTAAGTAGAGTTATCTGATCCACTAATTTTCAGGTGTGTGTGATGATATGATCCATTTTCTTGTGATTTATTAATTGTATGCTTATCATGATTACAGGACAAACGGTTGATATTGGACAAGTAGAGAATGGACTTGCTCAGCCTCTGCTCATGGATTCCGTAGATAAACaaaatgaagatgaagatgaagaagTTGATGAAAGTGAAGAAGCTGCAGATGATTCACGCAAGCCTGCAACATCAATTGGCTCAGCATACAGACTGCTTACTCCATCAGTAAAGGTATTAGGGTATTGTTATGCCAAATGGTTGCTTCTCTTGATTAGCTACTTTACTAATCTTGCTCTTGTTTATTTGAATCCCAGTAAATTACTGAAGGATTGGAAATAAGCTAGATAATTCTTGCACTACAGACAGCCTATATAGCTTTTGATTTGTACCGGTTCCGTACACAAGTTTTCCTTGCACTAGATAATGGCAAGGGGCTGGTGACTCTAATTGttttaaaaaaaaaatcaaaGCCACTAGAAATTGAGGTTACATGCTATATATTTGACTAATTTGAGGATCAAAGAAAAATCTTTTGTCTTCCCCGTACCCATGTGAGGCTTTTCCAATTCCGACCACCTCATTCAAGCCAAGCATGATGCTATGCTGTTGTAATCTCTTACTTTCGGTCGTCTTGACTTATTTGTACTTTGCTCATACAGGTCCAGTTGTTGATATACTTCATGCTGAAATACGCAATGGAGATTTTGCTTTCAGAGTCTAGTGTTATCACTAATCACTATTTCAGTTGGAACACAAGCGCAGTGGCAATTTTTCTAGCAATCCTTGGGTTGACGGTGCTTCCTGTTAATGCTGTTGTTGGAACATACATCAGCAATATGTTTGAGGACAGGTTTGTGGATTTTTCATGCCTCAGTACAAGCATTGGTCAAGCATTAATCactatttccctttttgtttTATTGGGAATTATTAGCATTGGTCAATGGTTGATGGACAATTCGCTCAGTACTGTTATATAGACGCCTAGAACTCTGCCCTTTTTTTATTTTGGAGTGAAAACCTACAGGCTACTCCTTTTTTTTTTTTGGAGTGAAAACTCTGCCTTTTACAAATTTGTTCGTGTTTTTGCCAGGCAACTCCTCATGGTCTCTCAAATTACGTTGCTAGTAGGCATTATCTTCAGCTTCAAGGTTACGAGTACATACTCTGTTGTCCAGTATGTTGTCTCAGCACTTGTCACATTTGTTTCTGCAGAAGTTCTTGAAGGTAAATGAAAAATCCATTTCTTTCTTAAGTATGTTTCTCCTTGGCATTGTATCAAAGTCTCTCGTCTTATTGGCAAAATGCAGGTGTGAACCTTTCCCTCCTATCAAGCGTGATGTCATCTCGCCTCTCCCGTGGCACATACAACGGTGGCCTCCTCTCGACGGAGGCCGGGACCCTGGCGAGGGTGGTCGCTGACTGCACCATCACTGCGGCGGGGTACCTGGGCGTGGGGAAGCTTCTCAACGTCACCCTGCTACCATCCCTGGTGATATGTGTTGCGTCCATTGCCTGCACCTTCCTGACGTATAACTCGCTTTTCTGATGGAGCTTCACAATGTATTTGTGTCATCATGATTCGTTCCATATTAGCGCAAATCAAGGCAGCTGGGAGACCGCCATTGCCATTGCCCGAAGGGGCTATTGTATTACTATTATTATATGTTCGTCGATTTAATTGCTGTAAATTGATTGATAAAATGATGGTAGCTACTGAACCTGGTCTTGCCGTGCAAAATTTTGACCGACTCTATCCTTGTCATGAATACATGCTGTCCATATTATGGCACTCTCGGCTGGTGAGTGACTCCGCATGAGTTTTGGCTAATAGAACCTTATTGCCATATGATAAGCACCCCTACTGCCACATAATAGACCAATGGCGATCATCAACAGTTGCGTGTTGCGTTTAAAATCTCAAATAACATGTATCACTACTAAACTAGGTAAGTGCCTATGCGTTGAAACGGGGATATATAATACCACAATAACTTATGAACAAATATGtattatactgttatgagaaaatgtttcgtaaTCTATTTTGTGATCTTAGCCatcataaatttattattttaatctaGCTTATTTAATTACTACATTCAACCATCAGTGCCATACAAACATCTATATATGATAGGTATATGCTTGTACATTACTACATAATCAATATAAAATACATTGATAAAAAAGACTTATTATTCTATACTTTTATTAGCATCACCATGATCCTTGAGTTCATATTCTGAGCTTGATCAAAGTAATCCTCAAACACATTACGAGAGGAGAGTTTCCCAAACATTAGCTCATATGTTGGCACCGCCATCCTGCATGTCCAAAACTGGCACAATGAAGAGCCAAGGCTAACATAAATGCAACCCTAAGTGCAGTGTAGTGATGTCTCATCCTTCCAGTGGACTAAAAATTAACTTTATAACCTTATTAAAATTATGCAGGGAAAGATATCTGCGAGAGATGCACATATTCCAAGAATAAGCAAACAACCAGAATTGATGGATCGGGTACCTCACAATATCACCACAAATCTGACATCAATATATTTCATGGATACTGCTGGTGTAGCGCGAGGGAAGGCAGGCAGAGGTGGGAAGTACACAGTGTTGATGACGTATTGATCCGCGCacatacaaatagaagtgtggatCAGTGTGCAAAAAGTGTATGCCTGCAGTGTTAAGCATGTACATAGTGCACAGTTACCTCATTGGTAGGTACCCATCATAGTTGAATGTTCGTAATGAACATGAATCAGCACACGTGCAACTCGAGTACTCTATCTACCATGGATAACAATGGAGAAACCAGAAACAATCATAGTAGCACCAAGAGGGTGACTGTAATTCTAGTGTGGAATAAAGATCATTTTGGGTATGTTACATGTCATTAAGGACATAAAAATAATCATATGAACAAAAGAAACATAAACAAGAACTCATAGTTGCATTTGTACATCTGAAAGGAAAATATTGGTTGAATATGACTTCCTCAGTGGTCATATGCAGCCACCCTCAAACGATGTTTCTTATCTGAGCTTGTTCTCCAGGGCACTGATGTTCATTAATACGGTTTCTATATATCACATAGACTGTGTTTAAATGAGATTATATATGACAAGTTTGCCATTTGATCCTAATGTAACTATGAGTAGAGATTATAGAGAACGAACTTACATGTTGTCCCAACAAAACTTTCCATTCAAGCATATAGTCAGGCAAGGAAAGTCTTATCATATAAGTATGAAGTTGACATATTTCAACTATGTTTCAAACCTTTATAATTATGAAGTTGACATATTTTAGTTGCTTGTCCAGGCTCTTTATAAAATAGATTCGCCACTGCTACATCCGATGCACCTTCCCATGCCACCACACCACGAATCTCCTCCTCGAGCACCAGCTGCTTGGTGCACGCCCACTACCCCGCACACAGGTGTGCATGAGCCATTGACACACTCTCCATGTAGTCGAACATCGACGCGTAGAACCGCTCCAGGAACGTGGGCGTGTTGTGGTTCACCTTCGACTCTGCCACCACCGTGATCTTTGGCATCAGCGCCCGCACCGCACGCAGGAAGCTCCCCAGCTCCGGCCACATTCCTAGAGCGCCCACACTCTGCATGAGCTTTATCATAAGCACCAGCTTGCTTCGAATTAGGAGTGGATGTGATATCCCTGACATTGGTGTCCACAAGGCCCCTGCCATACCCCATGAAGCTATGCAATTCTAGTTAAAACATGTTAAGACTTCTAAAACTACCCCATGAAGCTATGCAATTCTAGTTAAAACATGTTAAGACTTCTACTAAAACAAATACGTGTATGACATTATGCCTAAATGAAGTAGCTGATGTATTAAAAAATGAGTTGCCCATGATCCAAGCATCAACCATCCTCCTGACTGCAATTCAGTAGTTGCAATGAAAACTATCCTTCCGGTAAGACATGAAACAAAAATGTGTTGCGCAGGATCGACTATAGCAGCAATGTCCATAGCTGGTTTTAAGGAAGCATAAAacgaaggggtgtttggtttctagggactaatttttagtccctccattttatttcattttagtctctaaattacgaaataaaataaaatggaagGACTAAAAATCAGTTCCTAGAAACTAAACACCCCAAAAACTGCAACAGAAATACCATATATGTCCATAGCTGACCCTGAAGCAGCACAAACACAAACCCCAAAAAAGGCAGATCACTGGGCAAGTGAATTTTTTTGTACGACACCCAATACCTCATTGGCTGACCATAAATGGAAACTTGACACAAACAAAGGCCATAATTTATGAAATATTTATGAATAATTGCATTACAACTTGTAGTACCACGCTGCACCTTTCGGTATAATGTCCACAAAATCCGAAACGAAAACACAGACTATAGAATTATATTATGATCAATGACTCACCCTCACTCAGCAACCGCAAACTTTGAAATCACCCAAACCCTACAAGAATTCAATATATGATACATGTCTACACCTACCGGCAAGATTCACTCATAAATCATAAACATTTCACAGCTCAAACATATTTCTTACAGGAATTCATCAGTGTATTGAGAATCATAGCATATACATCCAATCATACATGACTGAAAAATAATTGACAAAACTGTAGTTCAAATCAGAGATACTACTATGAAGAAACTATATAAACCAACATGGTTTACTCCGGAAACCATACAGATCTTACAACTCTTATAAAAAAAATTCTGGCAATTCATTAGCATGGCAGAAATCATAGCATAAACTTCCAACATAGGACTCAATATTATAAAATTAATTTAATACAAGTGTTTTGTTTGGTCAGTGAAATCATTCATCCTTCTACCTAACAGTCAATATCTGTGGCCTAGCACAACATCTTGTCAAATTACTTGGTATTAGCGACCATATTCAGTTCAAGTTTGAATCTGCCCTCTATCCATACAAGTGCTTTCTTTGGTCAGTTAGATCATTCAGCCTTCTACATAACATTCAATAAgtttctgtcgctgaagcaggGAAGCATGTCAGTCAACGAGTACCGCGACAGATTCATTCAGCTCTCCAGATATGCACCGGATGAAGTGAcagaagatgagaggaagcaggaatACTTCATAGAAGGACTCAATGGGCCACTACATTATGCATTGGTTGCTTatacatttccatcattccaGAGGCTGCTCGACAAGGCCCTAgccattgaacacaagcgtgttcagctgggggACATGAAGAGGAAGGTGATATCcgtcctcgctatgttccaccccagggtacaccagttcgAACTGGAGGATGCCAGCGTCCAGCTCAGTACACACCACaggggactccaccgactcgtcaggctgcccccactggcaccccgatgaaattctcaggacagagtgctggtaccacatgctacaagtgtggtaagactgggcattatgctaatgtttgtctatagaggattgctactacaccCGTGTAGAACAAGTGGcagactccaggatctggcaagggattcacTATTGCAAGGGTTAATCAAGTTAGCGCTGATGCTACTACTGAAGGGGCTGACAtcacacttggtatgttttatattaatgcaattcctgcaacaatattatttgatttttatattaatgcaattcctgcaacaatattatttgattctggtgctacacattcatttatgtctgctcgatatgccaacacaaatgaattaCCGCtgcaaaatatgaaaacaccaatgatagtaattacacctaaagggactgttgaggcaaattatatgacacatagattgacattgacaattatgggaagagaattctgggctacccctataatattagaggaaagcagtatagatctaatccttagtatgtcatggttaagaaaggcaaaggccgttatacaatgtggtaggggtactatagaactcaccagccctaaaggagaaagatttgaagttgagattacagtaactacctctaccagacgtgcaatattcttagtagatgggaagtttgttggtgacaacatccgtgtggttagggatttccaGATGTCttacagaggagttaccagggatgccactagatagggatgagtttgtcattgatctcttacctgggactgctcctatttctaaacagcCATACATGATGttcgtagaagaactaaaagaacttaagaagcagttaacaaaattacaagaggctgagtacatttgtccgagttcctcaccttggggagcgccgattctgtttgtacaaaagaaagatggatcacaaaggatgtgtgtggattatagatcccttaatgatgttactgtgaagaacaagtatatgTTACCccacattgaggatttatttgatcagatgagaggtgcaagggtattctcaaagattgatctccgatcgagttaccatcaaatgaaggttatgccatctgatattcccaagacggctttctcaacccgatatggtttatatgaattcacggttatgtcatttggactaactaatgcaccagcctattttatgaatatgatgaataaggtgttcatggagtatcttgacagatttgtcgtggtattcattgacgatattcttatttattctaagagtgatagtgatcacgaggaacatctgagattggtactacaaaagctacgagataatcaactctacgccaagtacagcaAATGCGACTTCTGGATTgatgaggtgccattccttggacatatcatttctaatggtgggatatcagtggatcctgctaaagtcaaggagataatggagtggagtatACCCAGTACAGTTATTGaagtccggagtttcttgggacttgcaggctatTATCGGATTTTATGCCACattaaaagcaactcaaaatgcaaCTACATTTTCAAAGAGGagctaaagagtgcaaattgaagactAATTTAACtcacataggatttggcatatttggatcacttttgccaccacttggtttattttcacaaaacaaattctttttcctatctctatatcaaaaacacttgttttggcaaatcaagagatctttcaagagtaaatttgatcaaatgccacaaactccccctttatcccataatcaaaattgtcCCTCGTAAGAGAacaatttttgcaataagagggttttgatcaaacacaaATTTTCTAACTCTAcaaattttgaaattcacaagtggttggctgatccatttgctttggacttaatttctccccctttggcattaagcaccaaaacaggagaacttttggccctttaaccccattgccgcaCCAAAgtgtcaaataagagcaaaaggcaatgagaacacaagtacgaacttgggacaagatacatttataccggaatgcagtggaagccctttctttgtccaagttcacttttccctttcaatatacctttgagactatttcaagaatactcaacaaacaagttagtctcaagggagtcaagttgtagcacatcctccccctaagcatgtgcatagggacttgtgaggtccggggatgacttgtacaacttgatcaccaaAAATAAGCAATGAAAGACATgaatgcttaaagtaacatgatcaaaggcatagaacacatgtatgctatagatcaatccaagttacgcgaatctaggacatttagctcacagcgcaacctgcaaaaccttttctcatctaaaggcttggtgaagatatcgactagctggttctcggtgctaatatgataaatatcgatatctcccctttgctggtggtctctcaaaaagtgatgccggatgtctatgtgcttagtgcggctgtgttcaacaggattatccgccaagcgaattgcactctcattgtcacataggagtgggactttgctcagattgtagccaaagtcccggagggtttgcctcatccaaagtagttgcgcgcaacactatcctatggcaacatactcggcctcagcggtggatagggcaacgaaagtttgtttcttagagctccaagacacaagagaccttcctagaaactgacaagtccctgatgtgctcttcctatcaaccttgcatccggcataatcggaatctgaatatccgattaagtcaaaggtagacccctttggataccagatctcgaagcaaggcgtaaaaaccaaatatctaagaattcgcttaacggccacaaggtgacactccatggggtcggattgaaatctagcacacatgcatacacttagcataatatccggtctactagtgcaaagataaagtaaagatcctatcatagactggtatgccttttgatcaatggacttacctcctttgttgaggttcaGATGTCCGTCCGTTCCCATAGGTGTTTtcgcgggctttgcatccttcatcccaaacctcttgagtaaatcttgagtatactttgtttgggagatgaaggttccttccttgagttgcttcacttgaaatccaaggaagtagttcaactcgcccatcattgacatctcgaacttttgcatcatcaccttgctaaactcctcacaagacttttgattagtggaaccaaatataatgtcatcgacatatatttggcatacaaaaagatcaccattataggtcttagtaaagagagtaggatcagctttccaaaccttgaaagcattagaaatgagaaaatctctaaggcattcataccatgctcttggggcttgcttaagtccatagagcgccttagagagcttgtagatgTGGTCGGAATACCtgccatcctcaaagccagggggttgttccacgtatacatcctccttgattggtccattgaggaaagcgcttgttgggggccttcgtcttccgaaggtcctcaaaaacacgactaacatgttttccaagtgtaatatacTATTCCAGgaaccttcggctttgagatgaaggtgcacACGGTATGAAAGGAGTAGTCTGAAAGAAGGATGAATAGGTTCCGAAGCTATGGATGGATAAGCTTTGGCTTAGCGCAAAGACAatgatggagaatgaaaccgacctaaaggagaaaagactgcttagtcctcgacagattactccttagtcaatagtaaatgtcaaggacttggatgtaatttcacctaggatgcaaagacaatgattgtgcctataaatagatgaacagtaacaccgtactgttcacgctgacttgtatttacTTGCTCGTCACTCTtgaattcttaccttctgtcaagccgaaggtataaatgtaatttaatattgtcaatgtttgttcatgattatttaatgagaatatagataatctaatgatttaatatgattattcatattctttatatgttctatatgttcctgcttttcattacatattgagatgatgaaggtatatccttcataaccttcgtcggaagatcattatatcctaagagagataatgcttcgaaggacgaaggtctttaaccaataacatttgtgttgccttgttcttaactcgtagcatttgagaacaagtgaccaacattggcgcccacctccggtgaactcatttgaccaccttcgacaaccagtgacctttgtcatgccaccgaagaagtcttcagggctaggggctgcactgcagccactggacatcaATCAGGATACATTACGTGAAGCTAGGagtcaaaaaaggaaggctaccaatccgacacctcaggaggaggagttggaccaaaaaatcagggacctcgaagccattcatcaacaggtccagagaaaaaaaggagaagatgcttcgtctcgctgatcttcagaagaagattgatgaggccgttgaggaaatgcgtcatctcacccaagatgaccaaagccgaaggcctcaacacagagagtTTTGTCAAGACAATTCCTacgatgatgatgaatggtatgatgatttccatcatgacaattttgcttttgatgatgcttctcctctagcagcataattacaggctaccccatggccccccgtcatacaagccaccccagctccctatgtatgatgggcactcagacccgaagcaatttctaatgagctacgaggc from Zea mays cultivar B73 chromosome 6, Zm-B73-REFERENCE-NAM-5.0, whole genome shotgun sequence harbors:
- the LOC100501338 gene encoding SPX domain-containing membrane protein OsI_21475 — protein: MVNFGKKLMADQIPEWKGYYINYKLMKKKVKQYGQQLQQGEKDRRRVLKDFSKMLDDQIEKIVLFLLEQQGMLASRIEELGKQRAILQDQPDISGIAELREAYREVGIDLIKLLKFVDLNATGIRKILKKFDKRFGYRFTDYYVTSRSNHPYSQLQQVFKHVGVGAVVGALSRNLAELQERQGSYLSIYDQPSSALKDPIIDMINSSVDKLTRSTNFLRFLGQHALIVDEESPSTAGEEEIEDQKYHFMSLMLNLVNTFLYMVNTYIIVPTADDYSVSLGAASTVCGVVIGSMAVAQIFSSVYFSAWSNKSYFKPLVFSSIVLFLGNVCYAMAYDMKSLTVLIIGRLLCGMGSARAVNRRYISDCVPARIRMQASAGFVSASALGMACGPALAGLLQWKFKIYMVTFNQSTLPGWVMAVAWLLYLIWLWVSFKEPNRATEVNEAPQNPASGQTVDIGQVENGLAQPLLMDSVDKQNEDEDEEVDESEEAADDSRKPATSIGSAYRLLTPSVKVQLLIYFMLKYAMEILLSESSVITNHYFSWNTSAVAIFLAILGLTVLPVNAVVGTYISNMFEDRQLLMVSQITLLVGIIFSFKVTSTYSVVQYVVSALVTFVSAEVLEGVNLSLLSSVMSSRLSRGTYNGGLLSTEAGTLARVVADCTITAAGYLGVGKLLNVTLLPSLVICVASIACTFLTYNSLF